Proteins from a single region of Haloplanus sp. GDY1:
- the rpoA2 gene encoding DNA-directed RNA polymerase subunit A'', whose amino-acid sequence MTEAEYEHVTDDIEAVVEDTELPRRLKTQIYETVEDRGPITVEQANEIAQATESRYVDTRVDPLDPVGTVSAQSIGEPGTQMTMNTFHYAGVAEIDVTQGLPRLIELVDARKTPDTPMMTVYLDEEYATDRERAHEVVWAIESTKILSLGDVSTNVADMLVQVDLNEETLMERWPTVDDVHEVAGEIAETIEDALGVQTRREGTLIEFGPSEPSYRELLQLVEELRDVVFKGIEEVSRVVIRKESLEDGEEFVLYTEGSAFGDVIEIEGVDASRTTCNNIHEIYRNLGVEAAREAIIDETMDTLEEQGLDDVNVRHLMLVADIMTNRGTIESIGRHGISGSKESVLARAAFEVTVNHLLDAAIHGERDRLDGVIENVIVGKPVAIGTGDVDLRMGSFSAQPSDD is encoded by the coding sequence ATGACTGAGGCCGAGTACGAACACGTCACCGACGACATCGAGGCGGTCGTCGAGGACACGGAACTGCCGCGACGGCTCAAGACCCAGATTTACGAGACCGTCGAGGATCGGGGGCCGATCACGGTCGAGCAGGCGAACGAAATCGCGCAGGCGACCGAGTCGCGCTACGTCGACACGCGGGTCGATCCGCTCGATCCCGTCGGCACGGTGTCGGCCCAGTCCATCGGCGAACCCGGGACCCAGATGACGATGAACACGTTCCACTACGCGGGGGTCGCGGAGATCGACGTGACCCAGGGGCTCCCCCGGCTGATCGAACTGGTGGACGCCCGGAAGACCCCGGACACGCCGATGATGACGGTCTACCTCGACGAGGAGTACGCGACGGACCGCGAGCGCGCTCACGAGGTGGTGTGGGCCATCGAGTCCACGAAGATCCTCTCGCTGGGCGACGTGTCGACGAACGTCGCGGACATGCTGGTGCAGGTGGACCTGAACGAGGAGACGCTGATGGAGCGGTGGCCGACCGTCGACGACGTCCACGAGGTGGCCGGCGAAATCGCCGAGACCATCGAGGACGCGCTGGGCGTCCAGACTCGCCGCGAGGGGACGCTCATCGAGTTCGGCCCCTCCGAACCCAGTTACCGCGAACTGCTCCAGCTCGTCGAGGAGCTCCGCGACGTGGTGTTCAAGGGGATCGAGGAGGTCTCCCGGGTCGTCATCCGCAAGGAGAGCCTGGAGGACGGCGAGGAGTTCGTCCTCTACACCGAGGGGTCGGCCTTCGGCGACGTCATCGAAATCGAGGGCGTCGACGCCTCGCGAACCACCTGTAACAACATCCACGAGATCTATCGGAACCTCGGCGTCGAGGCCGCGAGGGAGGCCATCATCGACGAGACGATGGACACGCTCGAAGAGCAGGGTCTCGACGACGTGAACGTCCGGCACCTGATGCTGGTCGCGGACATCATGACGAACCGCGGCACCATCGAGTCCATCGGCCGACACGGCATCTCGGGGTCGAAGGAGTCCGTCCTCGCCCGCGCCGCCTTCGAGGTGACGGTGAACCACCTGCTCGACGCCGCGATCCACGGCGAGCGCGACCGACTGGACGGCGTCATCGAGAACGTCATCGTCGGCAAACCGGTCGCCATCGGCACCGGCGACGTGGACCTCCGGATGGGCTCGTTCAGCGCACAGCCCTCGGACGACTAG
- a CDS encoding NusA-like transcription termination signal-binding factor, whose amino-acid sequence MRVTLSDRDRRFIARFEDETGATARDCLVYDDEDRVVFLVAAGEMGQAVGPDGRRVRAVEESLGRTVELVEDADTPEAFVANALSPAAVTHVTISEQGDRIAYAEVPEADRGAAIGRDGRNIETARRLARRHYELDDVQLT is encoded by the coding sequence ATGCGGGTCACCCTGTCGGACCGCGACCGTCGGTTCATCGCCCGGTTCGAGGACGAAACCGGCGCGACCGCCCGCGACTGCCTCGTCTACGACGACGAGGACCGCGTCGTCTTCCTCGTCGCGGCCGGCGAGATGGGGCAGGCGGTCGGGCCCGACGGGCGACGGGTGCGGGCCGTCGAGGAGTCCCTCGGCCGGACGGTCGAACTCGTCGAGGACGCCGACACGCCGGAGGCGTTCGTCGCGAACGCGCTGTCGCCGGCGGCGGTAACGCACGTCACGATCAGCGAACAGGGCGATCGGATCGCCTACGCGGAGGTGCCCGAGGCAGACCGCGGGGCCGCCATCGGCCGCGACGGGCGGAACATCGAGACGGCCCGCCGGCTGGCCCGGCGGCATTACGAACTCGACGACGTGCAACTGACGTGA
- a CDS encoding 30S ribosomal protein S12 yields the protein MANGKYAARKLKKDRQTRRWSDSEYARRERGLRKKSDPLEGAPQARGIVLEKVGIEAKQPNSAIRKCVRVQLIKNGKQVTAFCPGDGAISFIDEHDEVTIAGIGGAKGRAMGDLSGVNYKVEKVNGVSLIELVRGNAEKPVR from the coding sequence ATGGCGAACGGCAAGTACGCGGCCCGCAAACTCAAGAAGGACCGCCAGACGCGGCGGTGGTCCGACTCGGAGTACGCGCGACGCGAGCGCGGCCTCCGGAAGAAGTCGGACCCCCTCGAGGGCGCCCCGCAGGCACGGGGTATCGTCCTCGAGAAGGTCGGAATCGAGGCGAAACAGCCCAACTCCGCGATCCGGAAGTGCGTCCGGGTCCAACTGATCAAGAACGGCAAGCAGGTGACGGCGTTCTGTCCCGGCGACGGGGCCATCTCCTTCATCGACGAACACGACGAGGTCACCATCGCCGGCATCGGCGGCGCGAAGGGCCGCGCGATGGGCGACCTCTCCGGCGTGAACTACAAGGTCGAGAAGGTAAACGGCGTCTCGCTCATCGAACTCGTTCGCGGCAACGCGGAGAAACCCGTCCGATAA
- a CDS encoding 30S ribosomal protein S7, giving the protein MSESETPEPDAPAGSEDQDTDALLFGVWETDDIAYEDPSTQRYINVTPIAHTMGRHASKQFQKSEISIVERLINRLMQTEENTGKKQQAMRIVRDAFELVHEQTEESPVQVLVTAVENAAPREETVRLKYGGISVPQAVDVAPQRRVDQALKFLAEGTYRGSYKTPTSAAEALANQLTGAADYDVGTYAINQKEEAERVAAAAR; this is encoded by the coding sequence ATGTCCGAGAGCGAAACCCCCGAACCCGACGCGCCCGCCGGCAGCGAGGATCAGGACACGGACGCCCTGCTGTTCGGCGTCTGGGAGACCGACGACATCGCGTACGAGGATCCCAGCACGCAGCGCTACATCAACGTGACTCCCATCGCCCACACGATGGGCCGGCACGCCTCCAAGCAGTTCCAGAAAAGCGAGATCTCGATCGTCGAGCGGCTGATCAACCGCCTGATGCAGACCGAGGAGAACACCGGCAAGAAGCAGCAGGCGATGCGCATCGTCCGCGACGCCTTCGAACTCGTCCACGAGCAGACCGAGGAGAGCCCGGTGCAGGTGCTCGTGACGGCCGTCGAGAACGCCGCGCCGCGCGAGGAGACCGTCCGCCTGAAGTACGGCGGCATCTCCGTCCCGCAGGCCGTCGACGTGGCCCCGCAGCGCCGCGTCGACCAGGCGCTGAAGTTCCTCGCCGAGGGCACCTACCGCGGGTCGTACAAGACGCCGACGAGCGCCGCCGAGGCGCTCGCGAACCAGTTGACGGGCGCCGCCGACTACGACGTCGGCACCTACGCCATCAACCAGAAAGAGGAAGCCGAGCGGGTCGCCGCCGCCGCGCGGTAA
- a CDS encoding DUF5781 family protein — MDVRVGGGAPPDPFLGAADLLATEQDLDRPVHVRVRDDPDERTWAAHYDDHHVLNISRQAATSAMARELALHELAHMARYEQGHASHTQSTDEALFLALSGRDVERRKLAHCYQIANHMRDIYADDITLSVAPASKLVQFLESRLAAAVADAPGPSPSSRPDTRRVSVGADPDITAVNAAFALALVERHGLIDPEHRLYDLARAAAADAPTVGMETFKRLFRSLADDPSESDFRRDLVTATREYALGGGRAAD; from the coding sequence ATGGACGTACGCGTAGGGGGCGGCGCACCACCCGACCCGTTTCTCGGCGCCGCCGACCTCCTGGCCACCGAACAGGACCTCGACCGACCGGTACACGTGCGCGTTCGCGACGACCCCGACGAGCGAACCTGGGCGGCCCACTACGACGACCATCACGTGCTCAACATCTCCCGGCAGGCCGCGACGAGCGCGATGGCTCGCGAACTCGCCTTGCACGAACTCGCGCACATGGCCCGGTACGAACAGGGGCACGCCTCCCACACCCAGTCGACGGACGAGGCGCTCTTTCTCGCGCTCTCCGGGCGCGACGTCGAGCGACGGAAGCTCGCACACTGCTATCAGATCGCCAACCACATGCGCGACATCTACGCCGACGACATCACCCTCTCGGTGGCGCCGGCGTCGAAGCTCGTCCAGTTCCTCGAGTCCCGGCTCGCGGCCGCCGTCGCCGACGCGCCCGGTCCGTCGCCGTCGTCCCGCCCGGACACCCGGCGCGTCTCCGTCGGCGCCGACCCCGACATCACCGCCGTCAACGCAGCCTTCGCCCTCGCCCTCGTCGAGCGCCACGGGCTGATCGACCCCGAACACCGACTGTACGACCTGGCGCGAGCGGCGGCGGCCGACGCCCCGACCGTCGGCATGGAGACGTTCAAGCGACTGTTCCGCAGCCTCGCCGACGACCCCAGCGAGAGCGACTTCCGGCGCGACCTCGTGACCGCGACCCGGGAGTACGCGCTCGGCGGCGGGCGAGCGGCCGACTGA
- a CDS encoding elongation factor EF-2 yields the protein MGRRKKIVQECERLMDKPENIRNIAIAAHVDHGKTTLTDNLLAGAGMISQDTAGQQLAMDTEEDEQERGITIDAANVSMTHEYDGDNHLINLIDTPGHVDFGGDVTRAMRAVDGALVVVDAVEGAMPQTETVLRQALREGVKPTLFINKVDRLISELQEGPQEMQERLLAVIHDVNELIRGMTEEMDDLDDDWTVSVEDGTVGFGSALYKWGVSMPSMQRTGMDFGDIIELERADKRQELHERTPLSDVVLDMVCEHFPNPLEAQPRRIPRIWRGDDDSDIAESMRLVDEDGDVVLMVTDIGIDPHAGEIAAGRVFSGTIEKGQELYVSGTAGKNRIQSVGIYMGGEREEVEHVPAGNIAAVTGLKDAIAGSTVSSVEMTPFESIEHISEPVITKSVEAKNMDDLPKLIETLQQVAKEDPTIQVEINEETGEHLISGQGELHLEVIGQRIERNQGIPINTGEPIVVYRESPQEASQEVEGVSPNRHNKFYITVEPLSDDIVEEIQLGNVSMDMPELERREALQEAGMDKDTSQNVEHIHGTNILIDDTKGIQHLNETMELVVEGLEEALDDGPLAAEPVSGALIRLHDAKLHEDTIHRGPAQVIPAVREAVHRALIDGEIRLLEPIQNVRIDVPSEHMGSASGEIQGRRGRVDDMYQEGGLMVIEGIAPVEEMIGFSSDIRSATEGRASWNTENAGFRVLADNLQPEKIEEIRERKGMKLELPPSVDYI from the coding sequence ATGGGCCGACGAAAGAAGATCGTACAAGAATGTGAACGGCTGATGGACAAACCGGAGAACATCCGGAACATCGCCATCGCCGCTCACGTCGATCACGGGAAGACGACGCTGACGGACAACCTGCTCGCCGGCGCGGGCATGATCTCCCAGGACACCGCGGGCCAGCAGCTCGCGATGGACACGGAGGAGGACGAGCAGGAACGCGGCATCACCATCGACGCCGCGAACGTCTCGATGACCCACGAGTACGATGGCGACAACCACCTCATCAACCTGATCGACACGCCGGGCCACGTCGACTTCGGCGGCGACGTGACCCGCGCGATGCGCGCCGTCGACGGGGCCTTGGTGGTGGTCGACGCCGTCGAGGGCGCGATGCCCCAGACGGAGACGGTGCTCCGGCAGGCACTTCGCGAGGGGGTCAAGCCGACCCTGTTCATCAACAAGGTCGACCGCCTCATCTCCGAACTCCAGGAGGGTCCCCAGGAGATGCAGGAGCGGCTCCTCGCGGTCATCCACGACGTGAACGAACTCATCCGCGGCATGACCGAGGAGATGGACGACCTCGACGACGACTGGACCGTCTCCGTCGAGGACGGTACCGTCGGCTTCGGCTCCGCGCTCTACAAGTGGGGCGTCTCCATGCCCTCGATGCAGCGGACGGGCATGGACTTCGGCGACATCATCGAACTCGAACGCGCGGACAAGCGCCAGGAACTCCACGAGCGGACGCCGCTGTCGGACGTCGTCCTCGACATGGTGTGTGAGCACTTCCCCAACCCGCTGGAGGCCCAGCCCCGTCGCATCCCGCGCATCTGGCGCGGCGACGACGACTCCGACATCGCGGAGTCCATGCGGCTGGTCGACGAGGACGGCGACGTCGTCCTGATGGTCACGGACATCGGCATCGACCCCCACGCCGGCGAAATCGCCGCCGGCCGCGTCTTCTCCGGCACCATCGAGAAGGGCCAGGAGCTGTACGTCTCGGGGACGGCCGGCAAGAACCGCATCCAGAGCGTCGGCATCTACATGGGCGGCGAGCGCGAGGAGGTCGAGCACGTTCCCGCCGGCAACATCGCCGCCGTCACGGGCCTGAAGGACGCCATCGCCGGCTCCACGGTGTCGAGCGTCGAGATGACGCCCTTCGAGTCCATCGAGCACATCTCCGAGCCCGTCATCACGAAGAGCGTCGAGGCGAAGAACATGGACGACCTGCCGAAGCTGATCGAGACGCTCCAGCAGGTCGCCAAGGAGGACCCGACGATCCAGGTCGAGATCAACGAGGAGACCGGGGAGCACCTCATCTCCGGGCAGGGTGAACTCCACCTCGAAGTCATCGGCCAGCGCATCGAGCGCAACCAGGGCATCCCGATCAACACCGGCGAACCCATCGTCGTCTACCGCGAGTCGCCACAGGAGGCCTCCCAGGAGGTCGAGGGCGTCTCGCCGAACCGCCACAACAAGTTCTACATCACGGTCGAGCCCCTGAGCGACGACATCGTCGAGGAGATCCAGCTGGGGAACGTCTCGATGGACATGCCCGAACTGGAGCGCCGCGAGGCGCTGCAGGAGGCCGGCATGGACAAGGACACCTCCCAGAACGTGGAACACATCCACGGGACGAACATCCTCATCGACGACACGAAGGGGATTCAGCACCTCAACGAGACGATGGAACTCGTCGTCGAGGGGCTGGAGGAGGCCCTGGACGACGGGCCGCTGGCGGCCGAACCCGTCTCGGGTGCCCTCATCCGCCTGCACGACGCGAAGCTCCACGAGGACACCATCCACCGCGGTCCGGCACAGGTCATCCCCGCCGTTCGGGAGGCCGTCCACCGCGCGCTGATCGACGGCGAGATTCGCCTGCTCGAACCCATCCAGAACGTCCGGATCGACGTTCCCTCGGAGCACATGGGTTCGGCCTCGGGCGAGATCCAGGGCCGCCGTGGCCGCGTCGACGACATGTACCAGGAGGGAGGCCTCATGGTCATCGAGGGCATCGCGCCCGTCGAGGAGATGATCGGCTTCTCCTCGGACATCCGCAGCGCCACCGAGGGTCGCGCGTCGTGGAACACCGAGAACGCCGGCTTCCGCGTGCTCGCCGACAACCTCCAGCCGGAGAAGATCGAGGAGATCCGCGAGCGCAAGGGCATGAAGCTCGAGCTTCCGCCGTCGGTCGACTACATCTAA
- a CDS encoding sensor histidine kinase: MAGVLTRIDRALVRLFGSGPAGTGRRRERFARMGASAVVSLTGIALFVPNLAPFLVGSQPAVGTGLAVLGTLVCLGLVVAGVLLYRSDFSTPNAVRIAVWNFLGLVVLGTVLLAHGVYRGALGTVAPVDALAAGNVLAISAAAHVIIGVHDARRVRAEQLVREREKFSVLSRVLRHNLRNDATVLIGQSERLADELDDPSLAEMAETLTRRCQEVGGLADKTKAMVEALDRRSAPNERLAVDAVVAEAVENVRGADETELDVEVPDDLWMWADGGAVTALTELVENAVEHGGERVRITATADDESVHVRVADDGPGVPRTERDVVTGESEITQLEHGSGLGLWVARSIAEAADGRLTFDTEDEWTVVGLVHRRAEPPVDATAAARGSTDPARATA, from the coding sequence ATGGCAGGAGTACTCACCCGCATCGATCGGGCGCTCGTTCGACTGTTCGGATCGGGACCGGCCGGCACGGGTCGCCGCCGGGAGCGGTTCGCCCGGATGGGCGCGTCTGCGGTCGTCAGCCTGACGGGCATCGCGCTGTTCGTCCCGAACCTGGCTCCGTTCCTGGTGGGCTCGCAACCGGCCGTGGGCACCGGCCTCGCGGTGCTGGGGACGCTCGTCTGTCTCGGGCTGGTCGTCGCCGGCGTGTTACTGTATCGAAGCGACTTCTCGACGCCCAACGCGGTTCGGATCGCGGTCTGGAACTTCCTCGGGCTCGTGGTCCTCGGGACCGTGCTCCTGGCCCACGGCGTCTACCGCGGGGCGCTCGGCACCGTCGCTCCGGTCGACGCCCTGGCGGCGGGGAACGTCCTCGCGATCAGTGCGGCCGCCCACGTCATCATCGGCGTCCACGACGCCAGACGGGTGCGGGCCGAGCAACTGGTTCGCGAACGCGAGAAGTTCTCCGTCCTGAGCCGCGTTCTCAGACACAACCTCCGGAACGACGCGACGGTGCTCATCGGGCAGTCGGAGCGGCTGGCGGACGAACTCGACGACCCGTCGCTCGCGGAGATGGCGGAGACGCTCACCCGGCGCTGTCAGGAGGTCGGCGGCCTCGCCGACAAGACGAAGGCGATGGTGGAGGCGCTGGACCGGCGGTCGGCCCCGAACGAGCGGCTGGCCGTCGACGCGGTGGTCGCCGAGGCCGTCGAGAACGTCCGCGGGGCCGACGAGACCGAACTCGACGTCGAGGTTCCGGACGACCTGTGGATGTGGGCCGACGGCGGCGCGGTGACGGCGCTCACCGAACTCGTCGAGAACGCGGTGGAACACGGCGGCGAGCGCGTCCGGATCACGGCGACCGCCGACGACGAGTCGGTCCACGTCCGGGTCGCGGACGACGGCCCCGGCGTCCCACGGACCGAACGGGACGTGGTCACCGGCGAGTCGGAGATCACCCAACTCGAACACGGGAGCGGCCTGGGGCTGTGGGTCGCTCGCTCCATCGCTGAGGCTGCCGACGGGCGGTTGACCTTCGACACCGAGGACGAGTGGACGGTCGTGGGGCTGGTCCACCGGCGGGCCGAGCCGCCGGTCGACGCGACTGCCGCGGCACGCGGCTCGACCGATCCGGCCCGGGCGACGGCCTGA
- a CDS encoding amino acid-binding protein: MSETDEAVTTDGTDSDEERTDGGERPQTHTIRLELVDKPGELLSALRPIAENGGNLLSIFHERGNLTPRGHIPVEVDVECPPDRFETIVEALREEGVNVIQAGAERYGEQLTLLLVGDIVDTDLSDTLQRIASSTDATLADLSLSAPEGRDGVSSARLRLATRTGRSNEVFDHVRQIADEKGFDVIEPLVEVAE, encoded by the coding sequence ATGTCCGAGACGGACGAGGCAGTCACCACCGACGGAACGGATTCTGACGAGGAACGCACCGACGGCGGCGAGCGACCGCAGACGCATACGATCCGGCTGGAACTCGTCGACAAGCCGGGCGAACTGCTGTCGGCGCTCCGCCCCATCGCGGAGAACGGCGGGAACCTCCTCTCGATATTCCACGAGCGGGGGAACCTCACGCCCCGGGGACACATCCCCGTCGAGGTGGACGTGGAGTGTCCGCCGGATCGGTTCGAGACCATCGTCGAGGCCCTCCGCGAGGAGGGAGTCAACGTCATCCAGGCGGGTGCCGAGCGCTACGGCGAGCAGTTGACGCTGTTGCTCGTCGGCGACATCGTCGACACCGACCTCTCGGATACGCTCCAGCGCATCGCGTCGAGCACGGACGCGACGCTCGCGGACCTGTCGCTCTCGGCGCCCGAGGGCCGGGACGGCGTCTCCAGCGCCCGCCTCCGACTGGCGACCCGCACCGGCCGGTCGAACGAGGTGTTCGACCACGTCCGACAGATCGCCGACGAGAAGGGGTTCGACGTGATCGAACCGCTCGTGGAGGTGGCCGAATGA
- a CDS encoding homoserine dehydrogenase — protein MSLRLAVIGVGAVGRSVVELAPEYGHVVTAVADSRSSAVDPEGLNGEVVFERKEREGVVGDGDPEDALAAEYDVLVEATPTTLGDAEPGFSHVRAALERDRHVVLANKGPVAERYADLRALERESEGSVMFEAAVGGAIPILSTIDDFGASQITAARGVLNGTANFILSRMAAEGLGYEHVLAEAQDLGVAEADPSFDVEGTDAALKFVILANVLSDGEQVFRLDDATVEGIREIPASALDLAAEDGRTVRLIGEATADGVRVGPRLVPQHDALAVTGTRNIVQFETVHAGQLHLSGRGAGGPETATAVLSDVGRLE, from the coding sequence ATGAGCCTCCGCCTCGCGGTGATCGGCGTGGGCGCGGTCGGTCGGTCGGTCGTCGAACTCGCCCCGGAGTACGGCCACGTCGTGACGGCGGTCGCGGACTCGCGGTCGTCGGCGGTCGACCCCGAGGGGCTGAACGGCGAGGTCGTCTTCGAGCGCAAGGAGCGCGAGGGCGTGGTCGGGGACGGCGATCCGGAGGACGCGCTCGCCGCCGAGTACGACGTGCTCGTGGAGGCGACGCCGACGACGCTCGGCGACGCCGAACCCGGTTTCTCGCACGTGCGGGCGGCCCTGGAGCGCGACCGGCACGTCGTGCTGGCGAACAAGGGGCCCGTGGCGGAGCGCTACGCGGACCTGCGCGCCCTGGAGCGCGAGAGCGAGGGATCGGTGATGTTCGAGGCGGCCGTCGGGGGCGCCATCCCCATCCTCTCGACCATCGACGACTTCGGGGCGAGTCAGATCACGGCCGCCCGCGGCGTGCTCAACGGCACCGCCAACTTCATCCTCTCGCGGATGGCCGCCGAGGGGCTTGGGTACGAACACGTCCTCGCGGAGGCCCAGGACCTCGGCGTCGCGGAGGCCGACCCGTCGTTCGACGTGGAGGGGACGGACGCGGCCCTGAAGTTCGTCATCCTGGCGAACGTCCTGAGCGACGGCGAGCAGGTGTTCCGCCTCGACGACGCGACTGTCGAGGGCATCCGCGAGATCCCGGCGAGCGCGCTCGACCTGGCCGCGGAGGACGGCCGGACGGTCCGCCTGATCGGCGAGGCAACGGCCGACGGCGTCCGCGTGGGACCGCGTCTCGTCCCGCAACACGACGCGCTGGCGGTCACGGGCACGCGCAACATCGTCCAGTTCGAGACGGTCCACGCCGGCCAACTGCACCTCAGCGGTCGCGGCGCGGGCGGGCCGGAGACGGCGACGGCGGTCCTCTCGGACGTGGGCAGACTGGAGTGA
- the tuf gene encoding translation elongation factor EF-1 subunit alpha, with amino-acid sequence MSDKPHQNLAIIGHVDHGKSTLVGRLLFETGSVPEHVIEQYREEAEEKGKGGFEFAYVMDNLAEERERGVTIDIAHQEFDTDEYFFTIVDCPGHRDFVKNMITGASQADNAVLVVAADDGVAPQTREHVFLARTLGINELIIGVNKMDIVDYSEDTYKEVTEEVKQLLKQVRFSTDDASFIPISAFEGDNVAEKSGNMDWFQGPTLLEALNDLPEAEPPTDAPLRLPIQDVYTISGIGTVPVGRLETGMMHPGDNVSFQPSDVGGEVKTIEMHHEEVDEAGPGDNVGFNVRGVGKDDIRRGDVCGPADDPPSVAETFQAQVVVMQHPSVITAGYTPVFHAHTAQVACTIESIDQKLDPASGEVAEEDPDFIKSGDAAVVTVRPQKPLSIEPSSEIPELGSFAIRDMGQTIAAGKVLSVNER; translated from the coding sequence ATGAGTGACAAACCGCACCAGAATCTGGCCATCATCGGCCACGTCGACCACGGCAAGAGCACGCTCGTCGGGCGACTCCTGTTCGAGACGGGGTCCGTACCGGAGCACGTAATCGAGCAGTATCGCGAGGAAGCCGAGGAGAAGGGCAAGGGCGGCTTCGAGTTCGCCTACGTCATGGACAACCTCGCCGAGGAGCGCGAGCGCGGCGTGACCATCGACATCGCCCACCAGGAGTTCGACACCGACGAGTACTTCTTCACCATCGTCGACTGTCCGGGTCACCGTGACTTCGTGAAGAACATGATCACGGGGGCCTCCCAGGCCGACAACGCGGTGCTCGTCGTCGCGGCCGACGACGGCGTCGCGCCCCAGACCCGCGAGCACGTCTTCCTGGCCCGCACGCTGGGGATCAACGAGCTGATCATCGGCGTGAACAAGATGGACATCGTCGACTACAGCGAGGACACCTACAAGGAGGTCACCGAGGAGGTCAAGCAGCTCCTCAAGCAGGTCCGCTTCAGCACGGACGACGCCTCCTTCATCCCCATCTCGGCCTTCGAGGGCGACAACGTCGCCGAGAAGTCCGGCAACATGGACTGGTTCCAGGGTCCGACCCTGCTGGAGGCCCTCAACGACCTTCCCGAGGCCGAACCGCCGACGGACGCGCCGCTGCGCCTCCCGATCCAGGACGTCTACACCATCTCCGGTATCGGGACGGTCCCGGTCGGCCGCCTCGAAACCGGGATGATGCACCCCGGTGACAACGTGAGCTTCCAGCCCTCGGACGTCGGTGGCGAGGTCAAGACCATCGAGATGCACCACGAGGAGGTCGACGAGGCGGGCCCCGGCGACAACGTCGGGTTCAACGTCCGTGGCGTCGGCAAGGACGACATCCGCCGCGGCGACGTCTGTGGCCCGGCCGACGACCCGCCGTCGGTCGCCGAGACGTTCCAGGCGCAGGTCGTCGTCATGCAGCATCCCTCCGTGATCACCGCGGGCTACACGCCGGTCTTCCACGCCCACACGGCGCAGGTCGCGTGTACCATCGAGTCCATCGACCAGAAGCTCGATCCCGCCAGCGGCGAGGTCGCCGAGGAGGACCCGGACTTCATCAAGTCCGGCGACGCCGCCGTCGTGACGGTTCGCCCGCAGAAGCCCCTCAGCATCGAGCCGTCGTCCGAGATCCCGGAACTCGGGAGCTTCGCCATCCGCGACATGGGCCAGACCATCGCGGCCGGCAAAGTGCTCTCGGTCAACGAACGATAG
- the rpsJ gene encoding 30S ribosomal protein S10: MQQARVRLAGTSPEDLDGICDEVREIASKTGVNLSGPIPLPTKTLEVPARKSPDGEGTATWEHWEMRVHKRLIDIDADERALRQLMRIQVPNDVSIEIVLED, translated from the coding sequence ATGCAGCAGGCACGCGTTCGTCTGGCGGGCACGAGCCCGGAGGACCTCGACGGCATCTGCGACGAAGTCCGCGAGATCGCGAGCAAGACGGGCGTCAACCTCAGCGGCCCGATCCCGCTGCCCACGAAGACGCTGGAGGTCCCCGCCCGGAAGTCCCCCGACGGCGAGGGGACCGCCACCTGGGAGCACTGGGAGATGCGCGTCCACAAGCGACTGATCGACATCGACGCGGACGAACGCGCGCTGCGTCAGCTCATGCGCATCCAGGTGCCGAACGACGTCAGTATCGAGATCGTCCTCGAAGACTGA
- a CDS encoding type II toxin-antitoxin system HicA family toxin, giving the protein MIAVLRSFGYIPVSRSGSHVRLRYENTDTGEVRNVDVPMHDEVKIGTLRSIADQCGAEDFQEWCRWIDDHT; this is encoded by the coding sequence ATCATCGCCGTCCTGCGGAGTTTCGGGTACATCCCCGTCTCGCGGAGCGGGAGCCACGTTCGACTGCGGTACGAGAACACGGACACGGGCGAGGTTCGAAACGTCGACGTGCCGATGCACGACGAGGTGAAAATCGGGACGCTCCGCTCGATCGCCGACCAGTGCGGTGCAGAGGACTTTCAGGAGTGGTGTCGCTGGATCGACGACCACACCTGA
- a CDS encoding type II toxin-antitoxin system HicB family antitoxin: protein MASATRDHDEAEGIVFHREDGGSITAEDLETGLARGGDTRAEALAQLAEVLALHEGDGERIDDPDAFLRDELGIEPSDEDRDLPDFLQ, encoded by the coding sequence ATGGCGAGCGCGACACGTGACCACGACGAGGCGGAGGGGATCGTCTTCCACCGCGAGGACGGCGGGAGCATCACCGCCGAAGACCTCGAAACGGGACTGGCCCGTGGCGGAGACACCCGTGCCGAGGCGCTCGCACAACTCGCCGAAGTTCTTGCACTCCACGAAGGCGACGGTGAGCGGATCGACGATCCGGACGCCTTCCTGCGGGACGAACTCGGCATCGAACCGAGCGACGAGGACCGTGACCTTCCCGACTTCCTGCAGTAG